From the genome of Phytohabitans rumicis, one region includes:
- the dapF gene encoding diaminopimelate epimerase yields the protein MRFLKGHGTGNDFVILPDAPELTPSLVAALCDRRFGIGGDGVLRVARSSLPGVDWFMDYWNSDGSLAEMCGNGARVFARYLESAGLAAGTVPIETRAGVVRAVIGEQTISVDMGLPKVYGESTATVTGRVYEGTAVDCGNPHLVCPLPDGVSLSSLDLDRPPAYDHDFYPAGVNVEFYEPVAPAHVRMRVYERGSAETLSCGTGAVAVATVARGAASSVTVDVPGGRVQVHFPPDTVWLEGPAVLVAAGETTIAG from the coding sequence GTGCGTTTCCTCAAGGGCCATGGCACCGGCAACGACTTCGTGATCCTGCCGGACGCGCCGGAGCTCACGCCGTCGCTGGTGGCGGCGCTGTGCGACCGGCGGTTCGGCATCGGGGGCGACGGCGTCCTGCGGGTGGCGCGCTCGTCGCTGCCGGGCGTGGACTGGTTCATGGACTACTGGAACTCCGACGGGTCGCTCGCCGAGATGTGCGGCAACGGGGCCCGGGTGTTCGCGCGCTACCTCGAGTCCGCCGGCCTCGCGGCCGGCACGGTGCCGATCGAGACCAGGGCCGGCGTCGTGCGCGCGGTCATCGGCGAGCAGACCATCTCCGTCGACATGGGCCTGCCCAAGGTGTACGGCGAAAGCACCGCCACGGTGACCGGCCGCGTGTACGAGGGGACCGCCGTCGACTGCGGCAACCCGCACCTGGTCTGCCCGTTGCCGGATGGGGTGTCGCTTTCGTCGCTGGACCTCGACCGGCCGCCGGCGTACGACCACGACTTCTACCCGGCCGGGGTGAACGTGGAGTTCTACGAGCCGGTGGCGCCCGCCCACGTACGCATGCGCGTCTACGAGCGCGGCTCCGCCGAGACCCTGTCCTGCGGCACCGGCGCGGTAGCGGTGGCCACGGTGGCCCGCGGCGCGGCCTCCTCCGTCACCGTCGACGTTCCGGGTGGCCGCGTGCAGGTCCACTTCCCTCCCGACACCGTGTGGCTGGAGGGCCCGGCGGTCCTCGTCGCGGCGGGGGAGACCACCATCGCCGGGTGA
- the miaA gene encoding tRNA (adenosine(37)-N6)-dimethylallyltransferase MiaA yields MAGAGRGRRRRAVAGHPGVRRRALRRGVLRGDLGAGVSVIAVVGPTAAGKSALSIALAHALGGEVVNADSMQLYRGMDIGTAKLTPAEREDVPHHVLDIWAVTEPASVAAYQRLARAAVDGIRARGRVPIVVGGSGLYVRAVLEEFEFPGTDAAVRARLEDDLSANGPASLYERLRAADPAAATKILPSNGRRIVRALEVIELTGAPFTASLPDPKPYYDAIQIGVDRPDVAVRVETRVDQMFADGLVEETAALAEQGLRDGRTASRALGYQQVLAYLDGAATRDEARDETVRATRRFVRRQRTWFRRDPRIGWLDATRPDLVAAALALAG; encoded by the coding sequence ATGGCAGGTGCTGGCCGCGGCCGCCGCCGGCGGGCGGTGGCGGGCCACCCTGGAGTACGACGACGCGCCCTACGGCGTGGCGTACTTCGTGGCGACCTGGGAGCGGGTGTGAGCGTCATCGCCGTGGTGGGGCCGACCGCGGCCGGTAAGTCGGCGCTGAGCATCGCGCTCGCCCACGCGCTCGGCGGCGAGGTGGTCAACGCCGACTCGATGCAGCTCTACCGGGGCATGGACATCGGCACCGCCAAGCTCACCCCGGCCGAACGCGAGGACGTGCCGCACCATGTGCTCGACATCTGGGCGGTGACCGAGCCGGCGAGCGTCGCGGCGTACCAGCGGCTGGCCCGCGCGGCGGTGGACGGCATCCGGGCGCGCGGCCGGGTGCCGATCGTGGTCGGCGGCTCCGGGCTGTACGTGCGGGCGGTGCTGGAGGAGTTCGAGTTCCCGGGCACCGACGCGGCGGTTCGCGCGCGCCTCGAAGACGACCTGTCGGCGAACGGTCCGGCGAGTCTGTACGAGCGCCTGCGCGCCGCCGACCCGGCCGCGGCCACCAAGATCCTGCCCAGCAACGGCCGGCGGATCGTCCGGGCGCTGGAGGTGATCGAGCTGACCGGGGCGCCGTTCACCGCGTCGCTGCCCGATCCCAAGCCCTACTACGACGCCATCCAGATCGGCGTCGACCGGCCCGACGTGGCGGTCCGGGTGGAGACGCGGGTGGACCAGATGTTCGCGGACGGGCTGGTCGAGGAGACCGCGGCGCTTGCCGAGCAGGGCCTGCGGGACGGGCGCACCGCCAGCCGGGCGCTCGGCTACCAGCAGGTGCTGGCGTACCTGGACGGCGCCGCCACGCGGGACGAGGCGCGGGACGAGACCGTGCGCGCCACCCGGCGGTTCGTGCGCCGGCAGCGCACCTGGTTCCGCCGCGACCCGCGGATCGGGTGGCTCGACGCGACCCGCCCGGATCTCGTGGCGGCCGCACTCGCGCTTGCGGGATGA
- a CDS encoding class III extradiol dioxygenase subunit B-like domain-containing protein, with product MIVPEIASGAAPELAGLRAACDVAIRRIASSGARSLLVLGSDSSTIDYVSPTRGSFSPWGLPDGDPRTPLPLSLSVGAWLVNRALGQNHTYRMATVAADEPADGCVRFGRRLGDDGDPWALLVMGDGSACRGIQAPGYDDPRAKPYDEMVARALATADLDALLGLDPVLSAELMVAGRAPWQVLAAAAAGGRWRATLEYDDAPYGVAYFVATWERV from the coding sequence ATGATCGTCCCAGAGATCGCCAGCGGCGCGGCCCCCGAATTGGCGGGGTTGCGCGCCGCATGCGACGTGGCGATACGCCGGATCGCCTCGTCCGGCGCCCGGTCGCTGCTGGTCCTGGGTAGCGATTCATCGACAATAGACTATGTATCTCCGACCCGGGGGTCCTTTTCGCCGTGGGGGCTGCCCGACGGCGATCCGCGCACTCCGCTGCCCCTCAGCCTTTCGGTTGGTGCCTGGTTGGTCAATCGGGCACTGGGTCAGAACCACACCTACCGGATGGCCACCGTCGCCGCGGACGAACCGGCCGATGGATGCGTGAGGTTCGGCCGCCGCCTCGGGGATGACGGCGATCCATGGGCGCTGCTCGTGATGGGGGACGGGTCGGCGTGCCGGGGCATCCAGGCCCCCGGGTACGACGACCCGCGCGCCAAGCCGTACGACGAAATGGTCGCGCGGGCCTTGGCGACGGCGGACCTGGACGCCCTGCTCGGGCTGGACCCGGTGCTGTCCGCGGAGCTGATGGTCGCCGGGCGGGCGCCATGGCAGGTGCTGGCCGCGGCCGCCGCCGGCGGGCGGTGGCGGGCCACCCTGGAGTACGACGACGCGCCCTACGGCGTGGCGTACTTCGTGGCGACCTGGGAGCGGGTGTGA
- a CDS encoding DUF349 domain-containing protein — translation MSDWTAFGRVDADGTVYVKTAEGERVVGSWQAGPPEEGLAHFARRFADKVTEVNLVEARLNSGAADAAHSLASVRRLRAELAEAHVVGDIDGLCARLDKLSSLAEQKAGEARAAREAARAEALTRKTTLVEEAEKLAAESTGWKTAGDRLKEILDEWKTIRGVDKKTDGELWKRFAAARDSFTRRRGAHFATLDAQRKQAQGAKESLVVEAETLTESTDWASTAARLKDLMAQWKAAPRASKEAEQRLWERFRAAQDAFFTRRSEVFSARDAEQRGNLDRKHALLSEAEAIDVDADPRAAQAKLREIQGQWHDAGRVPRESATGLDRRLRTVEERVRQAMESAWRRTEPSANPLLAQMREQVAEAEARLNRARAAGDAKRIREAEQALASKRQFLQLAEQTS, via the coding sequence ATGAGCGACTGGACCGCCTTCGGTCGAGTGGACGCCGACGGCACGGTGTATGTCAAGACCGCAGAAGGCGAGCGCGTGGTCGGGTCCTGGCAAGCAGGGCCACCGGAGGAGGGTTTGGCCCATTTCGCACGCCGGTTCGCCGACAAGGTCACCGAGGTCAATCTGGTCGAGGCCCGCCTGAATTCCGGCGCCGCGGACGCGGCCCATTCCCTGGCGAGCGTGCGGCGCCTGCGGGCCGAGCTCGCCGAGGCGCACGTGGTCGGTGACATCGACGGGCTGTGCGCCCGGCTGGACAAGCTCTCCAGCCTCGCCGAGCAGAAGGCCGGCGAGGCGCGCGCCGCTCGCGAGGCGGCTCGTGCCGAGGCGCTGACCCGCAAGACCACCCTGGTCGAGGAGGCCGAAAAGCTGGCCGCCGAGTCGACCGGCTGGAAGACGGCCGGGGACCGGCTCAAGGAGATCCTCGACGAGTGGAAGACCATCCGCGGCGTCGACAAGAAGACCGACGGCGAGCTGTGGAAGCGGTTCGCCGCGGCCCGTGACTCGTTCACCCGCCGGCGGGGCGCCCACTTCGCGACCCTCGACGCCCAGCGCAAGCAGGCCCAGGGCGCCAAGGAGTCGCTCGTGGTCGAGGCCGAGACGCTCACCGAGTCCACCGACTGGGCGTCCACGGCCGCCCGGCTCAAGGACCTCATGGCCCAGTGGAAGGCCGCCCCCCGCGCCTCGAAGGAGGCCGAGCAGCGGCTCTGGGAGCGGTTCCGGGCGGCCCAGGACGCGTTCTTCACGCGGCGCAGCGAGGTCTTCTCGGCCCGCGACGCCGAGCAGCGCGGCAACCTCGACCGCAAGCACGCGCTGCTTTCCGAGGCCGAGGCGATCGACGTCGACGCCGACCCGCGCGCCGCGCAGGCCAAGCTGCGCGAGATCCAGGGCCAGTGGCACGACGCCGGCCGGGTGCCGCGCGAGTCGGCCACCGGTCTGGACCGCCGGCTCCGCACGGTCGAGGAGCGGGTACGTCAGGCGATGGAGTCGGCGTGGCGGCGCACCGAGCCGTCGGCCAACCCGCTGCTGGCGCAGATGCGCGAGCAGGTGGCCGAGGCCGAGGCGCGGCTCAACCGGGCGCGCGCGGCGGGCGACGCCAAGCGGATCCGCGAGGCCGAGCAGGCCCTCGCGTCGAAGCGGCAGTTCCTCCAGCTGGCCGAGCAGACGTCATAG
- a CDS encoding TetR/AcrR family transcriptional regulator, which yields MVAEDTKARIRAVAMELFTAQGYEQTSLREIADRVGMTKASLYYHYPSKQALLLALVQPLVDDWRWAVEYAESQPHNPDTVRVVLGQFLDVMLRHRSACALFMRDVPAVLATIQPIWAEVIELASRLHTWLAGPDPTDVERIRAVAAAEALGAALNPLPILADVSPAVIRGTLLDAAAAVLGLPRVLRDQGVPQVAMTT from the coding sequence GTGGTCGCTGAAGACACCAAGGCCCGGATCCGTGCCGTGGCGATGGAGTTGTTCACCGCGCAGGGGTACGAGCAGACCAGCCTGCGCGAGATCGCCGACCGGGTCGGGATGACCAAGGCATCGCTCTACTACCACTACCCGTCGAAGCAGGCGCTCCTGCTCGCGCTGGTGCAGCCGCTCGTCGACGACTGGCGCTGGGCGGTGGAGTACGCGGAGAGCCAGCCGCACAACCCGGACACGGTCCGCGTGGTGCTCGGCCAGTTCCTCGACGTCATGCTGCGGCACCGCAGCGCGTGCGCCCTCTTCATGCGCGACGTCCCCGCGGTGCTCGCCACGATCCAGCCGATCTGGGCCGAGGTGATCGAGCTGGCCAGCCGGTTGCACACGTGGCTGGCCGGCCCGGACCCGACCGACGTCGAGCGGATCCGTGCGGTGGCGGCCGCCGAGGCGCTCGGCGCCGCCCTCAACCCGCTGCCCATCCTGGCCGACGTGTCGCCCGCCGTGATCCGCGGCACCCTGCTGGACGCCGCCGCGGCGGTGCTCGGCCTGCCGCGCGTCCTTCGTGATCAAGGCGTCCCTCAAGTCGCTATGACGACTTGA
- a CDS encoding MMPL family transporter gives MFERLGRFVVYNPWKVILGWVIAAAAIVVFAPTLSDVTSSDQANFLPNSYESVKAQELAESAFGESSDSTATIVVRRTDGQPLTDADSSMVGTLAQKVQSANIERVTGVVTGPQAVSPNKQVQLVSAGLEGLPDDQKVMDAVQSIRDIAKSEVTGSPLTLAVTGDVAMQLDNQDAFENAFVIVGIATVALIIILLLVIYRSPIAALLPIVTVGVVSAIAPGLIALVAKATDLQVDQSLQIILTIVLYGVGTDYILFLLFRYRERLRAGDDRKEGLVKSVARVGEVIASAAGAIVIAFMALLLAVFGAFTSLGPSLSIAVALMAIAAVTLVPAVVSLFGPKVFWPSKSWQRAPRGSVMQAVGRFVGRRPAVVALASGGLMVALALGSLAMQTDYDQTAQLPEDTESSQGFRDLQAGFPPGALNPTTVYVRSDSGQRLDQAALDQYANKLKEVPGVGQVMAGPAGLATLSQDGTAAQISLLLADSPYSQEALDLAGDELRDVAHANTPSGTTAYVGGATSVFADIRDANGRDLRVIFPVAGALIALILALLLRAVVAPLYLMLAVVLGFFTTLGTTVLVFQGIGDRAGLSFMLPTILYLFVVAIGTDYNILMIARLREEARLGNDPRTAADLAVEHGGPSVAAAGLILAGTFASMMLGGIAFLTEMGFAVAIGIAISAFVMSMFLVPSLTALLGRKAWWPGHGDAPSGTAEPAEEREPVAAATH, from the coding sequence ATGTTCGAACGGTTGGGGCGCTTCGTCGTCTACAACCCGTGGAAGGTCATCCTGGGGTGGGTGATCGCCGCGGCCGCCATCGTCGTCTTCGCGCCCACGCTGTCCGACGTCACCAGCTCGGACCAGGCGAACTTCCTGCCCAACAGCTACGAGTCGGTCAAGGCGCAGGAGCTGGCCGAGTCCGCGTTCGGGGAGTCCAGCGACTCGACCGCCACGATCGTCGTACGGCGTACCGACGGCCAGCCGCTGACCGACGCGGACTCCTCGATGGTCGGCACGCTGGCCCAGAAGGTCCAGTCCGCCAACATCGAGCGGGTCACCGGCGTGGTCACCGGGCCGCAGGCGGTCTCGCCCAACAAGCAGGTGCAGCTCGTCAGCGCCGGCCTGGAAGGGCTCCCCGACGACCAGAAGGTGATGGACGCGGTCCAGTCGATCCGCGACATCGCCAAGTCCGAGGTCACCGGGTCGCCGCTGACCCTCGCCGTCACCGGCGACGTGGCGATGCAGCTGGACAACCAGGACGCCTTCGAGAACGCGTTCGTGATCGTCGGTATCGCCACGGTCGCGCTGATCATCATCCTGCTGCTGGTGATCTACCGCAGCCCGATCGCGGCTCTGCTGCCGATCGTCACGGTCGGCGTCGTGAGCGCCATCGCGCCCGGCCTGATCGCCCTGGTGGCGAAGGCGACCGACCTGCAGGTCGACCAGTCACTGCAGATCATCCTGACCATCGTCCTGTACGGCGTCGGCACCGACTACATCCTGTTCCTGCTCTTCCGGTACCGGGAGCGGCTGCGCGCCGGCGACGACCGCAAGGAGGGCCTGGTCAAGTCCGTCGCGCGGGTCGGCGAGGTCATCGCCTCGGCCGCGGGCGCCATCGTGATCGCGTTCATGGCGCTGCTGCTGGCCGTGTTCGGCGCGTTCACCAGTCTCGGGCCGTCGCTGTCGATCGCGGTGGCGCTGATGGCGATCGCGGCGGTGACGCTGGTCCCCGCGGTCGTCTCGCTGTTCGGCCCGAAGGTCTTCTGGCCGTCCAAGTCCTGGCAGCGCGCCCCGCGCGGGAGCGTGATGCAGGCCGTCGGCAGGTTCGTCGGCCGGCGGCCGGCCGTGGTGGCGCTCGCGTCCGGCGGCCTGATGGTGGCCCTGGCGCTGGGCTCGCTCGCCATGCAGACCGACTACGACCAGACCGCGCAGCTCCCCGAGGACACCGAGTCCTCGCAGGGCTTCCGCGACCTGCAGGCCGGCTTCCCGCCTGGTGCGCTCAACCCCACCACCGTGTACGTCCGCAGCGACAGCGGGCAGCGGCTCGACCAGGCCGCCCTGGACCAGTACGCGAACAAGCTCAAGGAGGTGCCCGGCGTCGGCCAGGTCATGGCCGGTCCGGCCGGGTTGGCCACGCTGAGCCAGGACGGGACGGCGGCCCAGATCAGCCTGCTGCTGGCCGACAGCCCGTACTCGCAGGAGGCCCTCGACCTGGCCGGTGACGAGCTGCGCGACGTGGCGCACGCCAACACCCCGTCCGGGACCACCGCGTACGTGGGCGGCGCGACCTCGGTCTTCGCCGACATCCGGGACGCCAACGGCCGGGACCTGCGGGTCATCTTCCCGGTGGCGGGCGCGCTCATCGCGTTGATCCTGGCGCTGCTGCTGCGGGCCGTCGTGGCGCCGCTCTACCTGATGCTCGCGGTGGTGCTGGGCTTCTTCACCACGCTCGGCACGACGGTCCTGGTCTTCCAGGGCATCGGCGACCGGGCCGGGCTGTCGTTCATGCTGCCCACGATCCTGTACCTCTTCGTGGTGGCGATCGGCACCGACTACAACATCCTGATGATCGCCCGGCTCCGCGAGGAGGCGCGGCTCGGCAACGACCCGCGTACGGCGGCCGACCTGGCCGTCGAGCACGGCGGCCCGTCCGTCGCCGCGGCCGGTCTGATCCTGGCCGGCACGTTCGCCTCGATGATGCTGGGCGGCATCGCGTTCCTCACCGAGATGGGCTTCGCGGTCGCCATCGGCATCGCCATCTCGGCGTTCGTGATGTCGATGTTCCTGGTGCCGAGCCTCACCGCGCTGCTGGGCCGCAAGGCATGGTGGCCCGGACACGGCGACGCACCCAGCGGCACCGCCGAGCCGGCCGAGGAACGCGAACCCGTGGCCGCAGCTACCCATTAG